The following is a genomic window from Gymnodinialimonas ceratoperidinii.
GGACATCAGCGCGTCGTATTCCTCGTTCACGAACTTGCCGTCGTTGTTGGCGTTGCGCGAGGTCAGAAGGTCAAGGAAGGTCGAGGCTTCGTTGTAGTCACCGCACCATGCCGAGCGGGCCACGTCGAAGTTCTGGTTGCCGCGAATGTCGAGGTAGCTCTGCCATTCGTAGTTCGCCAGTTCGATGTTCACGCCAAGCGGCGCCCACATCTGCGACACGGCAATCGCGATCTGCCGGTGGTTCTCGGAGGTGTTGTAGATCAGGTTCAGGTCGATGGGGTTGTCGGGGCCGTAGCCGGCCTCGGTCATCAGGCGCATCGCTTCTTCGTTGCGTTCTTCCTGGGTCATCTCGGAGTAGGCGATGGTCGGCATCTCGAAATCAGCGGTCGCCCAATGGGTGAAGCTGTAGGCGGGACGCTGACCGGCCTGAAGGATCTGATCCACGATCACGTCACGGCGCACGGCGTAGCTGAGCGCGGTGCGCACGCGGGGGTCCTGCAGCGCCTCGTGGCCGCTCTCGGACTGGTTGATCGTGTAGTAGTAGGTACACAGGCGCGGCGTCGCGTGGACGGTATCGGGCATCTCCGCTTCCAGATCCGGATAGGAGCCGGCGGGAAGGTCGTCCATCATGTCGAATTCGTCCGCCTGGAATCGGCTCAGCGCCTGGTTGGGATCGTTGATGACATAGCCGGTGACACGCTCGATGATCACGTCATCCGCGCCCCAGTACTCGGGGTTCGGCTCAAGCTCGAAGAATTCGTTCACGGCAATATCGGTGAGGATATAGGCGCCGTTGCTGACGATGTTGCCGGGCTGCGTCCAATCGGAGCCATGGGCCTCGATGGTGGCCTGATGGGTCGGCATCAGCGTGTAATGCACGGCCATCTGCGGGAAGTAGGGCAGCGGCGCGTTCAGGGAGACTTCCAGCGTATGGTCGTCGATGGCACGCACGCCCAATTCCTCGGGCGGCAGCTCACCGGCGATGATCTCGGCCGCGTTCACCATCTGCGTCAGCTCGACATACCATGCATATTCCGAGGCCGTGGCGGGATCGGCGGCGCGGCGCCATGCATAGACGAAATCATTGGCGGTGACGGGATCACCGTTGGACCAGCGCGCGTCGTCGCGCAGCGTGAAGGTCCATGTCTGGTTGTCCTCGCTCGACCATTCGGTGGCCACGCCGGGGCGCAGGGAGCCGTCGGCGTTCTGGGTCAGAAGCCCCTCGAAGACCTGCCGGGCCACGTGGCCGCCTGCGGTCTCTTCGATCAGCTGCGGGTCGATGGAGGGAAACTGGTCCAGCAACCGATAGGAAAATTCCTGAGTTTCGGCCAGCGTCTCGCCGGTCTCCGGATGGGTCTCTTGCGCGAAGGCCGGCAGGCTCAGCACCAAGGTGCTGGCAGCGGCAAGTAGAACGTGACGTTTCATGATAATCTCCCGTGGTGTGACTTCTCCCATGGCCCCTCCGCGCGTGCAGCGCATGGGAACCGAGGCTCATCTTTCCGCGCAAATTTTGATATGTCCACGCTTGTGGCACGGCTCGGCCCGGTGACGGCGCGTCAGAGGCGAAAAGTGAGCAAGAACTGGCCGATGACCCTGCGTCGGCCTTTCCATGCAAGGGGGTACGGGCCTTTTGATGCCGCCCGCGGGGCGATCGCGACAGCCGCGAAGGGGAGAGAGTTTTGCGCGGAAACCCCGGATGACTAAAGTAAAACTTCACCGGGACGCCACCCGCTCGCGCGGGAAAATGCACGCACGGGGGCGGGCGATGGGGGCGTCGGGCGGCTCAGAAGCTCTGGCTGAAGGACAGGCCGAATTCCTGCGTCTGGTCGTAGTCTTCCTCGGCCAGAGGCACGGCGGCGTAGATGTTGAAGGGGCCGATGCCCGTGTCGATCCGCAAGGTGACACCGGCGGCGCTCCGCAGATAGGCGGCGTCATCCACCGGGTCGGCGCCCGCGAGGCCGCCGTTCACGTCATCCAGACCCCAGAGGCTGCCCGCATCGAGAAAGACGCCGGGCGTCAGGGAGGAATCACTGCCGAAAGCATTGGGGAACCGCGCGTCAAAGCGGCCGATGCCGTAGGAGGTGCCGCCCAGCGCGGGCTCGTTGTCGACGGCAAGATCGCGGGGACCGAAGCCGCCGAAGGCAAAGCCACGCAGGGAGCTGCTGCCGAGCATGAACCGGTCGCCGATGTTGGAGGTCCCCTCCATCGTCGCCATGTGGCCCAGCCGCACCGAGCTGCCGATGATCACATTGCCGTCCCCGAACGTGTGGACCGTCGAGGCGCGCGCCGTGAAGATCGCGAATTCGTGGTCACGGCTGGTATGCCCGGCCTCGATCCCGAAGCTGAACCGGGCGCGACGCAGGGGGCCGCTGCCTTCAATCGGAAGCGCGGCGCGGTAGGTCGCGCCAAGCGAGAGGCGGTGGTCCTGCCCCTCATCGTTGCGGATCAGGATGGAATCCGTCGCATCGACCGAGCCGATCTCGTTGCGCGAGTAATTCAGGAAGGTGGAAATCTGGCTGCGCTCGGTCAGATCCCATGTCAGACGCGGTTGCAGGCGGGTCGCGGTGGATTCGAACCCATAGACATCGCCCTCGGTCGTTTCCGAATGCGAGAGCGTGAGGCCGAAGCGGGGTGATTCTCCGAAGATGGCATCGTTGCCGTAAGAGACGTTGAAGCGAGTCGCGCCTTCCTGCGCCTCGATCCGCATCGAGAAATCGGCGTCCTGCCCGAGGAACCTTTCGGTCTCGTATCCCAGCCCCCCGACGAAACCGCTATCGGTGTTATAGCCAATTCTGGCTGACAAATTCGCGATCGGATTGGGGTTGTAGCTGTCCGCGGCCGCTTCCGGCGCGCCCTCTCCGGTCGCCACGGTCTGCGCCGTGGCCTGCATTCCGCAGGCGCAAATCATCGAAGCCAAGAAAATTTTGAACGAGCGCATATTGTCCCCCGACGCTGCCTTAGCGTAACGCTAATGAATTCAAGCCGTTGTTCCTAGCCATCGAAAAGCGGAAACGGCGCATTTTTTTGAACCTGTGACTTTCAACGTCGCCGCACATGATCCATCGTTCGGCATGGATCATGATTTCTCTGAACTTGAACGCCTCGCCCACAGCGCCGATGCCTGTGAACGGTCATGGTCGATGACGGCGCAGGGCACCGAGGCGCGGGTGCTTTTCTTTTTCGAGACCTCGGTGGAGGCGTCAAAGATGATCGCCTCGGCCGCGCTGTCCCTCGGACTGCCAGAGGGGCTTTTGTCGACGTGGTCACGGGCCTTGCCGGGGGCCGACGCCATTGGCCTCGCGCTGCGCGGCGATGGCGCCTCGGTCCGGGTCTACACGCAATATTGGGAGGTGCTGGCCGCGCGGGTGGACGCGGGCAACCTGACGCCTTTCCCGCTGTACCGGGGGTTCAAGTCGCTCCCCTCGGGCGTGGTGCGCCGCGATGATTACCATTGCCAGCCGGTTGCCCCCAAGGCGGCGTTCTGGCCACCGATGGCCGAGAGCTTCGCCCGCTTCGGCCTTGACCCGGTGGCCGCCGAAGACGTCTTCGCCGACCTGACCGCGGAGACGGCGATCTGCACGCGCACCATGGCGGCGGAGCGATCGTCGTGGCTGACAACCGTGCGGCGCGCGGAACTGGACCGTGCCAGCCTTGCCCGGTGGGCCGCCCCCCTCGCCGAGCGCCCCATGGGCGACGAGATCGTGGAGGCGCTGCGAACCCGGGACCTCGTGCACCTCGCGGGCGGACGCGACAGCGAGAAGGGCGATTTCCTGACGGTCTACGTCGAAAGCACGCCCGAGCAGGTGCTTGGCGCGCTGGAGCGCCTCGCCTAGAGCTCCCCGATTAGAGCGCCACCGCGCAGCTGCTGCCGGCGGGGATCGCGCGGTCGGGATTGTCGATCTCGGCCATCACGGTGAACGTGTTCGAGGTGGCGTCGATGAAGGGATCGATGGCGGTGATCGTGGCCGTGACGCTGGCTTGCGTCAATTCCACCGAGAGCGAGATTTCCTGCCCGATCTCGAATTCGCCGAACGCGCCGGCAAGGAAGACCAGCTCGGC
Proteins encoded in this region:
- a CDS encoding BamA/TamA family outer membrane protein, which codes for MRSFKIFLASMICACGMQATAQTVATGEGAPEAAADSYNPNPIANLSARIGYNTDSGFVGGLGYETERFLGQDADFSMRIEAQEGATRFNVSYGNDAIFGESPRFGLTLSHSETTEGDVYGFESTATRLQPRLTWDLTERSQISTFLNYSRNEIGSVDATDSILIRNDEGQDHRLSLGATYRAALPIEGSGPLRRARFSFGIEAGHTSRDHEFAIFTARASTVHTFGDGNVIIGSSVRLGHMATMEGTSNIGDRFMLGSSSLRGFAFGGFGPRDLAVDNEPALGGTSYGIGRFDARFPNAFGSDSSLTPGVFLDAGSLWGLDDVNGGLAGADPVDDAAYLRSAAGVTLRIDTGIGPFNIYAAVPLAEEDYDQTQEFGLSFSQSF
- a CDS encoding peptide ABC transporter substrate-binding protein; the protein is MKRHVLLAAASTLVLSLPAFAQETHPETGETLAETQEFSYRLLDQFPSIDPQLIEETAGGHVARQVFEGLLTQNADGSLRPGVATEWSSEDNQTWTFTLRDDARWSNGDPVTANDFVYAWRRAADPATASEYAWYVELTQMVNAAEIIAGELPPEELGVRAIDDHTLEVSLNAPLPYFPQMAVHYTLMPTHQATIEAHGSDWTQPGNIVSNGAYILTDIAVNEFFELEPNPEYWGADDVIIERVTGYVINDPNQALSRFQADEFDMMDDLPAGSYPDLEAEMPDTVHATPRLCTYYYTINQSESGHEALQDPRVRTALSYAVRRDVIVDQILQAGQRPAYSFTHWATADFEMPTIAYSEMTQEERNEEAMRLMTEAGYGPDNPIDLNLIYNTSENHRQIAIAVSQMWAPLGVNIELANYEWQSYLDIRGNQNFDVARSAWCGDYNEASTFLDLLTSRNANNDGKFVNEEYDALMSEAAVTSDPNPLYEQAEQILAEEMAIIPIYHYSQNFVLDPTIRNWPMENVENNWYVRDLYRVAAE